A single window of Triplophysa rosa linkage group LG2, Trosa_1v2, whole genome shotgun sequence DNA harbors:
- the fdx1b gene encoding ferredoxin 1b — protein sequence MMLTRPLHTLPKLCSQSQLNGSSGSKVLVHFVNQSGMKSSVFVTEGESLLDAVIKKNLDISGFGACEGTLACSTCHLIFEESVYDKLEPMVDEEIDMLDLAYGLTKTSRLGCQVTVDCWMDGMTVRVPQEIKDLRGKQEAQSSK from the exons ATGATGCTCACGAGACCTCTTCACACACTTCCCAAACTCTGCAGTCAGTCCCAGCTAAATGG TTCCTCAGGCTCGAAAGTGTTGGTGCACTTTGTAAATCAGTCGGGGATGAAAAGCAGTGTCTTTGTTACAGAGGGGGAGAGTCTTCTAGATGCTGTCATCAAGAAAAATCTTGACATCAGTGGATTTg GAGCGTGTGAAGGTACTCTGGCATGTTCCACATGTCATCTGATATTTGAAGAAAGTGTGTATGACAAACTGGAGCCAATGGTGGATGAAGAAATTGACATGCTGGATTTGGCTTATGGACTCACAAAGAC ATCTCGTTTGGGGTGTCAGGTGACTGTGGACTGCTGGATGGACGGAATGACAGTTCGTGTTCCCCAAGAGATCAAAGATCTGAGAGGAAAGCAAGAAGCGCAGAGCAGCAAATGA